GATGCACAAACGATTTGTCAATATCCATGCCAAGGAATTCTTTCACGACAAAGACAAAGATCTTATATTACATGTTACGAAAACGATCGAAGATTTTGACAACATTCTAATAGCTACAACTCATGAAAGTTTCTCAATAGTGAGCAAGATCTTATCAACGCTTTATGAAGACAATCTTGTTGCCAAAGAAGGAATGCTCGTCCCATCAAGAGTTTCTGAGATTGAAAAAGATAGCTACATTCTCCATACTCAAGAAAAGCAGATCAATGTCATAAAAGTAGAGGTGTGCGAAAAAGTACCAAACATTCTACTGGAAAGCAAGATCGAATCGGCTATTTTGCATATTTTCGATCTTGAATTTGAAGAGTTTATTGAAAAGCTCTCGCCGCTTGCAAGAACATTCGAAATAGAGATACAAACAACCAAACTGACACACAATCTATACAAAATTCTTGCTATCAACAAAAAATTTGGCGATCTGGCAATGTTTGTACAAAACGCAAAGCTCCTTTTCCCAAACAATATGATCATTGCACAAAATCTGTTTGAGTATCTTATAGACCGATTCACTATCGCCCATAAAAAGATCACATTTGCCGAAAGTTGCACAGGAGGACTTCTCGCTTCGATGCTTACGAAAATTCCGGGTGCTTCCAATATATTTGATGGATCGCTGGTGACTTATGCAAATGAGATAAAGCATGCTTGGCTTGGCGTACGAAACGAAACGCTGATGAAATATGGAGCAGTCAGCCATGAAACGGTAGAAGAGATGATTGAAGGTGCTCTGAAAAGTAGTGGAAGCGACTATGCTATCGCCATCAGTGGGATCGCAGGCCCGGGTGGCGGCACTAACGAGAAACCTGTAGGAACGGTTTTTGTAGGTTGTGGAGATTCCAACCAATCCATTATCCACAAAATGCACTTTCAAGGGGATCGTAACTATATCCAGTACCAAGCGGCAATGTATGGTGTGAAACTGCTTTTTGAAATAGCTTCTGACGAACTTTTTTGAAAACTCTTGACAAGCAAAAAAATTTTGCTTATAATTTCACCCACATTCGTTGAGGGAAACAACCGAGAAAGCCCGAAGCGAAGGAAGTTTTGACCCGTTAGCTCAGCTGGTAGAGCAACTCCCTTTTAAGGAGTGGGCCGTTGGTTCGAATCCAACACGGGTCACCACTTCAGACCCCTTCATCTAGTGGCCAAGGATGCCACCCTTTCACGGTGGTCACAGGGGTTCAAATCCCCTAGGGGTCGCCATTTGATGGTCGCTTAGCTCAGTTGGTAGAGCGCTTGCCTTACAAGCAAGTGGTCAGTGGTTCGAGTCCACTAGCGACCACCATTTGGAGCCGTAGTTCAGTTGGTTAGAATGCCGGCCTGTCACGCCGGAGGTCGCGGGTTCGAGTCCCGTCGGCTCCGCCATCATCTACTGGTCAATCTCCCACAAAAACCACAATCGAAAAATATAGCCCTTCTTAGAACTTTTTTAGAACGTTTTTGTATTACAATTTTTCCAATTCCATCTAAGGATTGTAATGCAAGAAGATATGCCTATATATATGATTGAATCGACACAGGAACTACAAAGAGAACAAATAGGGAAATTTTTCTTTACGCATAACGATTTTGCACCCATTCAACTCCATGAACAACACAATAGATACGCCATATGGAAAGTACTTCCACACTTCAATGCAAAATTTTTAAACCAAAATGTATCCGGAACAGTCGTTATAGAGGTAAAACCAACGATTGCGTTCTCTTTTACTGCCAATATCGAAATGGTTTGGGAATTTAGCGATATACGCTATATCCGTCTGCCGCACACAAATGCTATCGAATATATGTATCATAGAAAAACTCCTAGAGTATTTCTTGGCTCGAAAGGACTTTTGAAAATTTTGTCTCAAGATGGTGTTCATCCCATGTACATTGTAGATATCATCGATATTTCACAAGGGGGTGCGAAAATAAAGATTGATGAATACATTGACAAAAAAAGTGTCTCTCTTTCGTTTCGGATATCAGAGAAAAAAGTTTTGTTTACAGGTGCTATTGTAGGTAGTGAGATAATAAACGATCATAGGTACTACAATATCAAATTTGAAGATATGGAACAAGAGGACAAACTACTTTTAGGAAAATATATTGATACCCAACTGAAACTCAATTCACAAAGTAGTTTATCCTATTGGGGCTTTTTTTATGAAACACCGAATAGTCATGGTATACTCTGAAATAAATCAATATAATTTTATATAATGAATTTCAACAAATTTAACAAAAAAGGATGACGCAATGCCTTCGTATCAATCACTTCTTTCTTTGCAAAATTCACAAAAATTGCCAATAGGAACAAAAGCAAATTATACATTGACTCAGGCCATAAGATTCCAATCGTGTTTCATGCGATAGAAGAAACATATGAATTGTGGAAAGTTCCGCCACATAAATACATTAAAAAAATTCACAAAGATGGTATGGCTAAAATTCTCATTCCTCTTTCACCTCTATCCTGCATTACAATTTCCGTGTCGATTGAACAGATTTTTACTTTCGGGAAAGAAACAGTTTTAAAAATCCCACACTCCACACAAATCGAATTTTTATCAAAAAGAAAATATCCCAGAATCGAAGTAGCCATCAAGGCTCTTTTAAGAACAATGGAAACAAAACCATCGGTGGTCCATTCCGTTAGAATATTGGACCTATCTGAACATGGTATGAAAATAGCTCTTAACGACTGTGTCTTAGATAGCGCCCATCCTATCTATATGCGTTTTCAGATCGATCATTCCACAATAGAACTGGAAGGAGAAATAGTAGGTGTCCATAAAGAAGAGGATGGATGCTATTACAATATCAAAATATCTAAAATCGATGAAAAAGCCCAATTTTTAATCAATAAATAATAAATATATCCAAACGCATATCAATAAAGAGATCGATTCTATAGCGAAGTAGATCTTTTCATCCTCTTTTTAAAAATTTTTGCAATATGAATGCATGGTCAAAAACGAGTCTATCCCAAGGAATATCCTCGACTTTGATAATATGGGCTTCTTTTGCGTCATCCCCACCTTTTGGGCTTCCTTGTGCGATACAATCAAAGGTAATAGATACGGTGTGAAACCTCGGATCTCTCAATGGATCGCTAAAAACGTGAAAGAGCCTGGGACTTTCCACATCCAATCCGGTTTCCTCTTTCATTTCGCGGCGTAATGCATCCTCTACCTTCTCTCCAATTTCGACAAAACCGCCAGGCAATGCAAATCCTTTCGGATCATTTTTTCTCTCAATAAGCACGATGCCTTTAAATTCATTTCCTTCAAATATCTTTATGATTCCATCCACCGCCACATAGGGCGTTTTGGGTTGAAACGGGTAGCTATACTTAACGTTTGAGGAGTTTTCTAAGCTCATCCAGGCTCCTTGTGTTGATAATATCCTCTTTTTCACACCAACCTCTTCTTGCCTGATTGACACCATATTGCATGTAAAAGAGGGAGTAGATATTGTGAGAATCTGTATTGATTGACATTTTCACGCCCAGCTCTTTTGCCATTTTGGCATGAATGTCATTGAGATCCAAGCGATCGGGCTGCGCATTGATCTCCATGTGGATACCATTTTGTTTGGCCCGCTCCAGAATCTTGGTCATATCAACTGCTATAGGCTCTCGCATATTGATCATTCTTCCTGTTGGATGGGCGATGATATTAACGTAAGGGTTGTCCATCGCTTTTAAAATTCTATCCGTCTGTTTTTTTTGTTCAAGATTGAATTTATAATGCACAGCAGCCAACACCACATCCATCTGTGCCAAAACCTCGTCACTCATATCAAGCGAGCCATCTTCCAAAATATCGACTTCCATTCCTTTTAAAATGGTAATTCCATCGATCTTTTCATTAACTCTATCGATCTCTTCAAACTCTTTGAGCGCCCTCTTCTCATCCAGCCCTTTCGCTACAGTAAGCCGTTTGGAATGATCTGTAATAGCGATATACTCATATCCCATCTCTTTCGCCGCTTTTGCCATATCCTCGATGGTATGTTTTCCGTCACTATAGACGGTATGCATGTGAAGATCCCCTTTGATATCGCTAAGCTCCACAAGCTTTGGGAGCCTCCCAGCTTTACAAGCCTCGATCTCCCCTCTGTTTTCCCTCAATTCCGGTTCGATATAGCAAAGTCCTACCGCTTGATAGACCTCCTCTTCCGTTTTTCCGGCAATGCGTTCGTTTCCTTTGAAAACACCGTACTCATTTACCTTCAGACCGAGTTCTATCGCAATTTTTCGCACTTCGATGTTATGCGCTTTCGAACCTGTAAAATAGTGCAAAGCCGAACCATAACTCTCATCTTCTACGCTTCTTAGATCCACTTGAAGATCGTTATTGAGAATCACGGTGGACCTGGTAGAACCGGCAGAAACCACCTCTTTGATTTTTGGATATTTGATGAAGTGACGAATCACTTCACTAAAATCTTTTGCGGTAGCCAAAATATCAAGATCTCCTACAGTCTCTTTTTTTCTTCGAAAACTGCCGGCCACCTCCAAATGGGTAAGCTCTATTTGATGCAGATACTCCAACAGATCATCCACGTACTCTTTCGCTTCACTCCATTTAAAGCGTTGGCCCGCTTTTTTGGCCAGTTTCACTCCTTTCAAAATCTTTTGCACCAATGTCGGGCCAAATCCAGGAAGTTTTTCTATTTCACCACTCTCGGCTGCTCTGCGCAAATCCTCCATAGACTGGATATGGAGTTTTTCATACAATGTTTTGATCCTTTTGGGACCAAGCCCTTCGATGGAGAGCATCTCCACAAGAGTCGGAGGGATCTCCTCTTTGATCTGCTCCAGTTTGGAAAACTTCCCCGTTTTGACGATCTCTTTGATATAGAGCGACAAATCGGTTCCGATTCCCGGGAGTTTTGTCAGATCATACCCTTCGTTGACGAGTTCTTCCAAGCTTTTCCCGATATTTTCTACCGTTCTTGCCGCATTTCTGTATGCCCTAACCTTAAAAGGATTTTCTCCCTTTATCTCCAAAAGATCTGCATATTCGTTAAAAATTTTTGCGATTTCACTGTTGGTTATAGCCATGATCTACCTCGATTTCAAATATGCGCCAAAAATCATTATAGCAATACCCGCTATCATCATACCGTATGCCCCGCCGCTCGTCAGCTGTACGCATCCAACAGTAAAAGCGTTGAAAGCTGTTACCATCAGTCCCCATCCAAACAGATAGAACAGCTCACCTTTTCGACACACTCTGCATTTCATTTTCACCCGCTTTTTTGTATTATTATATTGTTAAAGGAGAGGATTTGCAAAAAGCGTCTGTTTTACTGCTCGAAGATGATATCAACCTTGCCGAAACCGTCAAAGAGTATCTTGAAGATGAGGGATATAACGTGGATGTGGTTCATACATCGAGTGATGCAATGGATAGTGTTTACGAAAAACATTATGATATTTTGCTTTTCGACGTCATGGTTCCTGGGATTGACGGCTTTGAGCTTCTAAAAAAAATCAGAGAAAAAGAAGAGACTCCAGCAATCTTCATCACTTCACTTGACAGTGTGGAAAACCTCGAAAAAGGATTCGAAAGCGGTGCAGATGACTATATCAGGAAACCTTTTGCATTGAAAGAACTCAAAATCAGAATGGAAACGCTCTTGAAAAGAAGCTTCGAAACGAAAAAGGATCGTATACAAATAGCCAGCAACATTTTCTTTGATATCAAATCGAACCAGCTCATCCTCAACAATGAACCAATCAATCTCAATCAAAAAGAGCTTCGTTTACTAAAGCTTTTTTTGCAACATCCCAATGAAGTACTCAGTCATGAAACGATCTATGAACATCTTTGGGATTATGAAGAGACACCAAGTGATATGGCGCTACGAACCTATATAAAAAATCTTCGAAAATATATTGGAAAAGAGAGGATAGAGAGTATCAAACGCCATGGTTACAAATTTATCAAGTGAAAAAAAGAGTCTTTGGAACTTTCTACTGCTTTATATATTTTTAACCATTATCATTTTGACGTTGGCATCCTTTAGCTATTACCGTTTTGAAAAAGAGCTGATGCTCAACTCCCATCTTCCTAAACTGCATACCTATGCCAAATATGTCATCACCCGTATCAGACAGATGCATAAAAGTCTGCTGGAGGACAACTACTATCCAAGATACTCCAACTTCAATTCCGCAATCTACGATGCGGATTACGAAAAAATCTTTTCTTTGCTGAAAAATGAATCGATCGATTTTAAACATATGCTCTACAAAAAAGGAAAATATATCTATTTCATAAAAGAGCCGGAACTCTACTATCTGGGGGCAAAATATGTGATTATCGAGATGAAAGATGATGAAGAGTGGCTCTTTTCTGTGTATAGAAATATAACGTTGTTTGGTTTACTCTTTCTTCTTTTTATGGCCGGACTTGGGTATTATCTCGTAAAACTCTTTTTAAAACCGATGAAAGACTCTATCATGCTTTTAAACAATTTCATCAAAGATACGACACATGAACTCAACACTCCTGTAAGCACAATTTTAACCAATGTAGAGACGCTCAAAGATAGCTCAATTGATCAAAAAAGTAAACGGAAAATCGAACGTATCGATATAGCAGCGCGGACGATATCAACCATCTATGAAGATCTCTCCTATCTCTTGCTGCGAGATAAAATTCCATCAACAATAGAAAAAATCGATATGAATGAACTATTACAACAACGCATCGACTACTTTAAAACACTTGCAGACTCGAAAAAAATCAAAATTATCTTTCAGCCTGCTCAACAAAGTTACATACACGCTGATAGGAAAAAAATGGCTCGACTCATAGACAATCTTCTTTCCAATGCCATCAAATACAATAAAATCGGCGGTACAATCTTCATCACCACAACTCCTAACAGTTTTACGATCGAGGATACTGGAATCGGTATACCTCCAGACAAACTCCATCACATTTTCGAACGCTACAGCAGACTCCAAAGCAGTGAAGGAGGATTTGGTCTCGGCCTCAATATCGTCGATATGATCGCTAAAGAGTTTCATCTTGCACTCGATATCCAATCAAAACCGGATCAATTTACAAGGATAACCGTACGATGGCAAAAATAGTTTTCATTTTTTTGATACAAATCGCACTTTTTTCACAAACTCTCTTCGATAAACGCTGTATGCCCTGTCACAAAAAGAAACATCTTGATTTAAAAGCTATTTATTTTAATTATATTTTATATCATTCGAGCAAATCGAGAACGCTAAAGGCCATGCGAGACTTTCTTCTTCATCCAGACCCCAAAAAATCGTTACTTCCGTATGATTATAAAAAAAGAGTAAACGGGGTTTACAGACATAAAATCAAGAAAAAAGAGTTGGAAAAGGCATTGGAAATCTATTGGACTCGATATACCGTTATTGGTAAAATCAGATAGTTCACAATTGACTCACAATTGTGTTTTACAATACCAATACATTCATTAAGGAGGCGAGAATGAAAAAAATCGCAAGCATTATCTTCGCAGCAATGCTCGGAGCTAGCTTTGTAAGCACTGCAGCATTTGCTAGTCCAGAAAAAGGACAAAGAATCTACCAGAAAAAACTTAAAAAAGTGTGTGGATTCAATGGAGCTAAATTTGCTGCAAAACATACACAAGATGAGTGGGAAGAGATCCACGATGCAGGAAAATTTGAAGATGAGATACAAAAACTCTGCCCTAAGTATAAAAAAGGGTATCTCAAAAAATCTCAACTTGAGCATGTATACGACTTTGCATATGAGTATGCAAGCGACAGCGGTAACGTACCAAGTTGTTAATAAACCCCAATCTTAACCAAAGGAGGAAAACATGAAAAAATTGGCAGTACTAGGACTTGCGGCAGCAACGGCAGTGACACTTATGGCAGCGGACGGAGCGGCACTTTATAAAAAATGTGCAGGATGCCACGGTGCTCATGGTGAGCGAAAAGCGCTTGGTAAATCTGAAGTGATCAAAGGCTGGCCAAAAGCGAAAGTTGTTGAAGCGCTCAAAGGCTATAAAGCTGGAACACGAAACGTTCACGGTATGGGCGGACTTATGAAAGCTCAAGTTGCTGCTCTTAGTGATGCAGATATCGAAGCAATCGCTGATTATCTTTCTAAACAATAATTAAAACCGGCTCTTGCCGGTTTTAAATAAATCTTTGTACCCACTGTACGATCTGCGGTGCTGAGAGAGCACCGGAAACTCTATCTAACTCTTTCCCATGTAAAAAAGCAATCATCGTAGGAATTCCCCTGATGCCAAACGGAGCGGCAAGTTGCGGATACTCTTCTGTATTGAGTTTTGCGAATCTCGCTTTCAAAGGAAAATTTGCAGCCGCCGCTTCAAAATTTGGAGCCATCATCCGACAAGGACCGCACCACGGTGCCCAGAAATCCACAATAACAGGAATATCGTTTTTTGTGATCATAATCTCAAAATTTGATGGATCCAGTTCAACTGGATGGGTATCTAACAGATCAAAACCACACTTCCCACATTTAGCTTTATTGTAGTGCTCTTTTTTAGGGAGTCTATTCACACTCAGACAGTTTGGACAAACAACATTGATCGTCTCCATATCTCCTCCTTTTTTTCTTGCATTGTAACTTAAGAAAAAAGATTTATGTGCGACATAAGTCACTTTTGATATGATCTTGACATGAAAAAGATGGTTCTCTTATTGCTTCCGGTTCTTTTTTTCCTCGTAGCATATAGTTTACGAACTTATAAAAGCAGTGAAAAAGTCACTATCGAAAATCATCAAAAAGATACCCATGTACGGATCGATCCAAACTGTGCAAGCTGCTTTGAGAAATATATAGAAAAAGTGATTAACGAGGGATCAAACATCTTTCACTACCCTTCAGGTCCTATGCCTGGAGGTACTGTATCTTCTGAAGATGCGAATAAAATAGCAGCATTTCTAGCAACACTGCAAGGCTTTAAACCAAGCCATCCCGAATGGGTCCAAGAGGGAAAATATCTTTTCTACGGAAACTGCATTGGGTGCCACAGCAATGGCGGCAAAGGCCAAAAAGGATACTTTCCCGATTTAACCCGAAAACCCCTCAAAGGAATCGAGATGCTCAGTCAAAAAGGATATGGTACAATAGAAAAAAGGCAAAGGTAGAGTATGCCTGAAGACTTCAGCGTAGAAGAAGCTTTCCCCGTTACACCTCTGCGTCCTCACCCAGTCATTCGTATCTGGAAAAAGAGCCAAAAAAATGCAAAAAGAAAGTATGAAACGTATAAAAAAAACAGGAAGAACTACAAGAAAAAAAGCAAAAACGGCCATATAGATATCTACGTATAGCTTTGCTATAATTTTTGCAAAAAAGGAATATCCATGGGTAAAGTTCTCATAATAGGCGCTGGTGGCGTAGGACGAGTCGTTGCACATAAATGCGCTCTCAATCCTAACACCTTTGAGCATATCACACTGGCAAGCAGAACACTAGCAAAATGTGAAGAGATCCAGCAAGAGATCAAAGATAAATGGAACCAAGATATCGATGTCGCAAAAGTAGATGCAGACAATGTCAATGAGCTTATCGATCTCATTCACCTGGTAAAACCGGATCTAGTCATCAATGTGGCTTTGCCCTACCAGGATCTCTCCATCATGGAAGCATGCATGGAGACAAAAGTGGACTATCTCGATACGGCAAACTACGAGCATCCGGATACGGCAAAATTTGAGTATGGGCCGCAATGGGCTCTACATGAGCCATTCAAGGAGCGAGGTATCATGGGGCTTCTTGGAAGCGGATTCGATCCAGGGGTGACCAACGTCTTTTGCGCCTACGCCCAGAAACACTATTTTGACGAGATCCACTATATCGATATACTTGATTGTAACGCTGGTGATCACGGCTATCCTTTCGCTACAAATTTCAATCCCGAAATCAATATCCGTGAAGTAAATTCCAAAGGAAGATATTGGGAAAATGGCAAGTGGATAGAGACTGAACCTATGGAATACAAAATGGTTTGGGACTATCCGGAAATTGGCCCAAAGGATAGCTACCTGCTCTATCATGAAGAAGAGGAGTCTCTGGTTAAGCATATAAAAGGACTGAAGCGTATCCGATTTTGGATGACATTTAGCCAAAGCTACCTTACACATCTGAAAGTTTTAGACAATATCGGGCTTACAAGAATCGACCCGATTGAAGTGGATGGATGCAAAGTTGTACCCCTGCATGTGGTAAAAGCTTTGCTTCCAGATCCGGCATCTCTTGGTCCTCGCACTAAAGGAAAAACAAACATCGGTGTTGTTTGTGAAGGGATCAAAGACGGCAAACGAAGAAAAGTGTATATCTACAACATCTGTGACCACCAAGAAGCCTACAAAGAGGTTTACAGCCAGTGCGTGAGCTATACCACCGGGGTCCCGGCGATGATCGGGGCAAAAATGATGTTAGAGAAAAAGTGGTATCGACCGGGAGTATGGAACATGGAACAGTTTGACCCGGATCCATTTATGGAAGAGCTCAACAGACAAGGACTGCCTTGGCATGTAATGGAGATGGATCCAGATGAGACAAGAGAAATAGAATGAGAAAACATATTTTCAGTGCACTTTGCTGTGCACTCCTGGCACATGCCGGATGGATGGAAACATTACACTCTTTTACAGCTCAAAAAAGAGAACAAAATACCAAGATCAACAAAAGTATTGACGATACAAAAGCACAAAGGGCGATGAAGAATGCTTTGAGAGTTGGTATGCAGGAAGCTATAAAGCAGCTTGGAAAAGTGGATGGCTTTTATAAAAATCCTCTCGTCAAAATTCCCATTCCATCAAATATGCAATATATAGCCGATACACTGAAAAGAGTTGGCATGGGCAAATATGTAGAAAAGTTCGATCTCTCTATGAACCGTGCCGCAGAAGAAGCGATACCCGAGACCGCCTCTATACTTTACGATACACTCAAAAGTATAGATACAAAAAAAGCTAAAAAGTTGATCTTTTCACAAAAAGAGAATGCTATCACAAACTATTTTAAAACGCATGCAGGAAAAGAGTTGGCTCAAAGAATCGCTCCAATTATCAAAAAACATATGGAAAAAGAGCAAGTGACGAAATATTATCAAACTATTGTTACGTACTATAATCAATATGGACAGAACAGCTATATCGATGCAGCCATGAGTTTTATGGGCAAATCCAATGAGCCAATAAAAGAAAAAGATCTTACAAGCTATGTCACCAACAGAGCATTGGAGGGGCTTTTTACTATGCTAGCACAAAAAGAAAAATCGATACGTACCTCTCCAATAGCAAGAACGACTAGAACGTTACAAGAGGTTTTCGGTGCAATTCGCTAGTCAAATCCAAAAGGTTCTTGACCAAATTCCGACACCCTGTTATGTGTGTGAAGAAGGGCTTCTGAGAAGAAATCTCGAGATTTTAGATGAGGTACAGCAAAAAAGTGGTGCTAAAATCATCTTGGCCCTCAAAGGCTTCGCCATGTGGAGTACCTTTGATATTTTAAAACAATATCTGCACGGTGCCACTGCAAGTGGACTTTGGGAAGCGAAGCTCGCCTTTGAAGAGTTAGGCAAAGAG
The Nitratiruptor sp. SB155-2 genome window above contains:
- a CDS encoding CinA family protein yields the protein MKNAILFIGQDFLINDAFVASIERTMHKRFVNIHAKEFFHDKDKDLILHVTKTIEDFDNILIATTHESFSIVSKILSTLYEDNLVAKEGMLVPSRVSEIEKDSYILHTQEKQINVIKVEVCEKVPNILLESKIESAILHIFDLEFEEFIEKLSPLARTFEIEIQTTKLTHNLYKILAINKKFGDLAMFVQNAKLLFPNNMIIAQNLFEYLIDRFTIAHKKITFAESCTGGLLASMLTKIPGASNIFDGSLVTYANEIKHAWLGVRNETLMKYGAVSHETVEEMIEGALKSSGSDYAIAISGIAGPGGGTNEKPVGTVFVGCGDSNQSIIHKMHFQGDRNYIQYQAAMYGVKLLFEIASDELF
- a CDS encoding PilZ domain-containing protein; translation: MQEDMPIYMIESTQELQREQIGKFFFTHNDFAPIQLHEQHNRYAIWKVLPHFNAKFLNQNVSGTVVIEVKPTIAFSFTANIEMVWEFSDIRYIRLPHTNAIEYMYHRKTPRVFLGSKGLLKILSQDGVHPMYIVDIIDISQGGAKIKIDEYIDKKSVSLSFRISEKKVLFTGAIVGSEIINDHRYYNIKFEDMEQEDKLLLGKYIDTQLKLNSQSSLSYWGFFYETPNSHGIL
- a CDS encoding PilZ domain-containing protein, giving the protein MAKILIPLSPLSCITISVSIEQIFTFGKETVLKIPHSTQIEFLSKRKYPRIEVAIKALLRTMETKPSVVHSVRILDLSEHGMKIALNDCVLDSAHPIYMRFQIDHSTIELEGEIVGVHKEEDGCYYNIKISKIDEKAQFLINK
- a CDS encoding NUDIX domain-containing protein translates to MSLENSSNVKYSYPFQPKTPYVAVDGIIKIFEGNEFKGIVLIERKNDPKGFALPGGFVEIGEKVEDALRREMKEETGLDVESPRLFHVFSDPLRDPRFHTVSITFDCIAQGSPKGGDDAKEAHIIKVEDIPWDRLVFDHAFILQKFLKRG
- the polX gene encoding DNA polymerase/3'-5' exonuclease PolX, which gives rise to MAITNSEIAKIFNEYADLLEIKGENPFKVRAYRNAARTVENIGKSLEELVNEGYDLTKLPGIGTDLSLYIKEIVKTGKFSKLEQIKEEIPPTLVEMLSIEGLGPKRIKTLYEKLHIQSMEDLRRAAESGEIEKLPGFGPTLVQKILKGVKLAKKAGQRFKWSEAKEYVDDLLEYLHQIELTHLEVAGSFRRKKETVGDLDILATAKDFSEVIRHFIKYPKIKEVVSAGSTRSTVILNNDLQVDLRSVEDESYGSALHYFTGSKAHNIEVRKIAIELGLKVNEYGVFKGNERIAGKTEEEVYQAVGLCYIEPELRENRGEIEACKAGRLPKLVELSDIKGDLHMHTVYSDGKHTIEDMAKAAKEMGYEYIAITDHSKRLTVAKGLDEKRALKEFEEIDRVNEKIDGITILKGMEVDILEDGSLDMSDEVLAQMDVVLAAVHYKFNLEQKKQTDRILKAMDNPYVNIIAHPTGRMINMREPIAVDMTKILERAKQNGIHMEINAQPDRLDLNDIHAKMAKELGVKMSINTDSHNIYSLFYMQYGVNQARRGWCEKEDIINTRSLDELRKLLKR
- a CDS encoding response regulator transcription factor, translated to MQKASVLLLEDDINLAETVKEYLEDEGYNVDVVHTSSDAMDSVYEKHYDILLFDVMVPGIDGFELLKKIREKEETPAIFITSLDSVENLEKGFESGADDYIRKPFALKELKIRMETLLKRSFETKKDRIQIASNIFFDIKSNQLILNNEPINLNQKELRLLKLFLQHPNEVLSHETIYEHLWDYEETPSDMALRTYIKNLRKYIGKERIESIKRHGYKFIK
- a CDS encoding sensor histidine kinase, whose protein sequence is MVTNLSSEKKSLWNFLLLYIFLTIIILTLASFSYYRFEKELMLNSHLPKLHTYAKYVITRIRQMHKSLLEDNYYPRYSNFNSAIYDADYEKIFSLLKNESIDFKHMLYKKGKYIYFIKEPELYYLGAKYVIIEMKDDEEWLFSVYRNITLFGLLFLLFMAGLGYYLVKLFLKPMKDSIMLLNNFIKDTTHELNTPVSTILTNVETLKDSSIDQKSKRKIERIDIAARTISTIYEDLSYLLLRDKIPSTIEKIDMNELLQQRIDYFKTLADSKKIKIIFQPAQQSYIHADRKKMARLIDNLLSNAIKYNKIGGTIFITTTPNSFTIEDTGIGIPPDKLHHIFERYSRLQSSEGGFGLGLNIVDMIAKEFHLALDIQSKPDQFTRITVRWQK
- a CDS encoding c-type cytochrome codes for the protein MKKLAVLGLAAATAVTLMAADGAALYKKCAGCHGAHGERKALGKSEVIKGWPKAKVVEALKGYKAGTRNVHGMGGLMKAQVAALSDADIEAIADYLSKQ
- the trxC gene encoding thioredoxin TrxC encodes the protein METINVVCPNCLSVNRLPKKEHYNKAKCGKCGFDLLDTHPVELDPSNFEIMITKNDIPVIVDFWAPWCGPCRMMAPNFEAAAANFPLKARFAKLNTEEYPQLAAPFGIRGIPTMIAFLHGKELDRVSGALSAPQIVQWVQRFI
- a CDS encoding c-type cytochrome, with product MKKMVLLLLPVLFFLVAYSLRTYKSSEKVTIENHQKDTHVRIDPNCASCFEKYIEKVINEGSNIFHYPSGPMPGGTVSSEDANKIAAFLATLQGFKPSHPEWVQEGKYLFYGNCIGCHSNGGKGQKGYFPDLTRKPLKGIEMLSQKGYGTIEKRQR
- a CDS encoding saccharopine dehydrogenase family protein — protein: MGKVLIIGAGGVGRVVAHKCALNPNTFEHITLASRTLAKCEEIQQEIKDKWNQDIDVAKVDADNVNELIDLIHLVKPDLVINVALPYQDLSIMEACMETKVDYLDTANYEHPDTAKFEYGPQWALHEPFKERGIMGLLGSGFDPGVTNVFCAYAQKHYFDEIHYIDILDCNAGDHGYPFATNFNPEINIREVNSKGRYWENGKWIETEPMEYKMVWDYPEIGPKDSYLLYHEEEESLVKHIKGLKRIRFWMTFSQSYLTHLKVLDNIGLTRIDPIEVDGCKVVPLHVVKALLPDPASLGPRTKGKTNIGVVCEGIKDGKRRKVYIYNICDHQEAYKEVYSQCVSYTTGVPAMIGAKMMLEKKWYRPGVWNMEQFDPDPFMEELNRQGLPWHVMEMDPDETREIE
- a CDS encoding DUF4197 domain-containing protein, which encodes MRKHIFSALCCALLAHAGWMETLHSFTAQKREQNTKINKSIDDTKAQRAMKNALRVGMQEAIKQLGKVDGFYKNPLVKIPIPSNMQYIADTLKRVGMGKYVEKFDLSMNRAAEEAIPETASILYDTLKSIDTKKAKKLIFSQKENAITNYFKTHAGKELAQRIAPIIKKHMEKEQVTKYYQTIVTYYNQYGQNSYIDAAMSFMGKSNEPIKEKDLTSYVTNRALEGLFTMLAQKEKSIRTSPIARTTRTLQEVFGAIR